One Methanofollis sp. DNA window includes the following coding sequences:
- a CDS encoding chemotaxis protein CheW, with amino-acid sequence MANVDVVEFEFAGERYALDIALAREIVEMVPITPVPRAPSHIAGIINLRGEITTVLNLSTILGIPEGERREHQKIIILVPEAAGGSNVGIIVDDVLAVMQVSEDEVEKMDESLARDAYVKGIIKVTDRTAENEDVKNLIIWVDMAKVLEQINGHGA; translated from the coding sequence GTGGCAAACGTAGATGTAGTGGAATTCGAGTTTGCCGGGGAGCGCTATGCCCTCGACATCGCGCTCGCCCGCGAGATCGTCGAGATGGTGCCGATCACCCCGGTACCCAGGGCACCCTCGCACATCGCCGGGATCATCAACCTGAGAGGTGAGATCACGACCGTCCTGAACCTCTCCACCATCCTTGGCATCCCCGAGGGGGAGAGGCGGGAGCACCAGAAGATCATCATCCTCGTACCAGAGGCCGCCGGCGGGTCAAATGTCGGGATCATCGTCGACGACGTCCTCGCAGTGATGCAGGTCTCCGAGGATGAGGTCGAGAAGATGGATGAGTCCCTTGCACGCGATGCCTACGTGAAGGGGATCATCAAGGTGACAGACAGGACGGCAGAGAATGAGGACGTCAAGAACCTGATCATCTGGGTCGACATGGCAAAGGTGCTCGAACAGATAAACGGGCACGGGGCCTGA